One segment of Niveibacterium microcysteis DNA contains the following:
- a CDS encoding filamentous hemagglutinin N-terminal domain-containing protein, whose protein sequence is MANNPNARRTITLPRRTILANAIAIALLGCDVAYALPTDPVVETGQAAIKSAAPNALTVRQTTDKAVINWRSFGIGAGESVEFAQPSSSAVVLNRVLGMDPSQLLGDLKANGRVFLVNPNGIVFGRNARVDVGGLVASTLSLSTQDFLANRLRFTKDGSAGVVRNEGAITAGSGGIALIAPTVANQGNLRADGASVGLIAGDTVLVDVDGDGLMAFRVESGALAPRIEQLGRIQADGGSVSLQAKARAVLSDTVLNMEGIVQARGIGQKSGRIVLDGGPSGITRVAGTLDARSSQGRGGDISVTSEKVLIDASAKLDGSGVRGGAIRIGGGIRGSDRSIENAEQVHIADGALLRADGSDFGAGGSLVVWSNRSTYVGGALRTQGKSGGFIETSSAGHLDIAGTPNAGVGGSWLIDPLNIEIVPGDSVTNATGSSPFSPSATGSQIGVDKIVGALDAGTTVKVTTVGSGPAAENGDIILTADLKYTRTGDNGRLVLDAAGSVILNGKISGETDTTRLNLTLQSGTGGIRLNNSTIDLKNGSFTASAPTSLLKDVTITAQSGASFGKVDGAYALAINTSGTATFSEAVGGTTPLSSLTVSGATNALGVKTNGAQAFNGIATLNGVYTTGDGDFSAGGAVRLGGDTSITAGSGAITFSGTVNGAHLLSTSNSASTSFVGAVGNSTPLRSLTVSAGIVNAAQTITTSGALSVTAIDISANSISTGGDITLTGAVSLTGAIATSNDSFSVFGATTLTGATTINTGSGAIIFDGSVDGAQSLSTISSAGTSFGAGVGLSTRLGSLSVTGPVDARGVSASGAIAIGGPATLQGAYSTTGGDFGVTGATTLAGASSVSTGSGAISFGSTVDGAYALSTTNTGGTIFSGTVGASSPLTALTASAGSLNAAQAISTSGTASLTGTSIRLKNLAAGGDIALQGDATLSGNYTTTGGYFGVTGATTLAGDTTVSTGSGAIRFGGTVDGAHALLLTNSGTTHVGGAFGATTPLRSLTITGGGLTELAVAGTSYPNIASVTTTNDQTYDDPVQLEQPTFLKSISGSIKGLLWLDRADKGFAKREGAIGGCDSIVGTFSASGSMPCINLLGDVTLNASGTLTFSGPVDGAYALNLDGNFDKTFAALVGGATNLASLTSNGIGTTQLVGAETNGGAISIVGNAALSGNYTTTGGYFGVTGATTLAGDTTVSTGSGAIRFGGTVDGAHALLLTNSGTTHVGGAFGATTPLRSLTITGGGLTELAVAGTSYPNIASVTTTNDQTYDDPVQLEQPTFLKSISGSIKGLLWLDRADKGFAKREGAIGGCDSIVGTFSASGSMPCINLLGDVTLNASGTLTFSGPVDGAYALNLDGNFDKIFAALVGGATNLASLTSNGIGTTQLVGAETNGGAISIVGNAALSGNYTTTGGYFGVTGATTLAGDTTVSTGSGAISFGGTVDGAHALSTTGTGSTTFSGAVGGSTPLTTLSAAAGSFDAAQAISTSGAVSITAASIALKNLTAGGNVALNGAKTLDGSYTTNNGAFVVNGATTLAGDTTVSTGSGAISFASTVDGAHALNTTNTGSTTFSGAVGGSSRLTTLSAAAGSFDAAQAISTSDAVSITAASIALKNLTAGGNVALNGATTLDGSYTTNNGAFVVNGATTLAGDTTVSTGSGAISFASTVDGAHALNTTNTGSTTFSGAVGGSSRLTTLSAAAGSFDAAQAISTSDAVSITAASIALKNLTAGGNVALNGATTLDGSYTTNNGAFVVNGATTLAGDTTVSTGSGAISFASTVDGAHALNTTNTGSTTFSGAVGGSTPLTTLSAAAGSFNAAQAISTSGAVRVTAASIALKNLTAGGNVALNGATTLDGSYTTSNDAFAVTGATTLAGDTTVTTGTGAIGFGGTVDGAHALSTTNTGSTTFSGAVGASSPLTTLTAAAGSFNATQAIRTNGAVSVTATSIALKNLSAGGDVALNGATTLDGSYTTNNGAFVVNGATTLAGDTTVSTGSGAISFASTVDGAHALNTTNTGSTTFSGTVGGSSPLTTLTASAGSFNATQAIRTNGAVSVTATSIALKNLSAGGDVALNGATTLDGSYTTNNGAFVVNGATTLAGDTTVSTGSGAISFASTVDGAHALNTTNTGSTTFSGTVGGSSPLTTLTASAGSFNAAQAISTSGAVSVTATSIGLKNLAAGGDVALNGAATLDGSYTTSNDAFAVTGATTLAGDTTVTTGTGAIGFGGTVDGAHALSTTNTGSTTFSGAVGASSPLTTLTASAGSFNATQAIRTNGAVSVTATSIALKNLSAGGDVALNGATTLDGSYTTSNDAFAVTGATTLAGDTTVSTGSGSISFSDRIDGGRSLTLDSTKATELSSLVGSNAALTMLDVSGPASLHGVQTSGSQHYGSAVVLTNTFGASAGTITFDGPVTLGGNVAVRANTVAVRAPIDGPHALMLDAATRITISGAVGATAAPTSLIASAVDRIDVAAPSITTRGDQNWNGAVWLNSDARLVSQEAGSIVFNGAINSANGSSLTAETAGVTRFTRALGVEGALGSVATDYSGSAGDKTEFAFGTAGPSVRTTGDIVIRDAVVSDGPLTLNAGGSVIVTNTANRWAAPGNALNIDANSAEVRSSNSLRLGDVHLRAGGDITADQVVTFGGDLVLDGGTLVVTSNATPTVLGHYSDPTLLARAAQAGVPTLRFGSADLQEYSATISQEAGSSINTAAGSLLALRSTDGGSINIEGTTNTLHGGVSAVSGSYSDSNRFSQTAKSIPVSFVRLSSDQINVAGSPKADLTAPASGLLADAVKITSARLRTGADGLIKARLPYINAQGVPTSLPGVVFDILLPAFTSHGFGSPSQGDWIRIQIGDEGRGGFVTLTPKGAFRPDFAVFAGGSAAQIPYYDGTNISTEIQIFYNGSQPEMANLVGALTAISAIAEDARRQKIEDAVRTENVTRRLRSGVIAEVGPGRPATTDVDGLRRPETCDPDANSLSCK, encoded by the coding sequence ATGGCAAACAACCCCAACGCTCGCCGCACTATCACGCTGCCTCGTCGAACGATCCTTGCGAACGCGATTGCGATAGCGCTGCTCGGTTGCGACGTGGCGTACGCACTGCCCACAGATCCCGTTGTGGAAACGGGGCAGGCGGCAATCAAGAGTGCTGCGCCCAACGCCTTGACAGTCCGTCAGACCACCGACAAGGCGGTCATCAACTGGCGGAGTTTCGGCATCGGCGCGGGAGAGTCAGTGGAGTTTGCCCAGCCCTCGTCTAGTGCCGTCGTCCTCAATCGCGTTCTCGGCATGGATCCGAGCCAACTGCTGGGTGACCTCAAAGCCAACGGTCGCGTATTCCTCGTTAACCCAAACGGCATCGTGTTTGGCCGCAATGCTCGTGTCGACGTTGGTGGGCTGGTTGCATCAACGCTGTCGCTCTCGACACAAGACTTCCTCGCAAATCGACTGCGCTTCACCAAAGATGGCAGCGCTGGCGTTGTCCGCAATGAAGGGGCCATCACCGCCGGCTCCGGCGGGATCGCGTTGATAGCGCCGACCGTCGCGAACCAAGGCAACTTGCGGGCTGACGGGGCGAGCGTTGGCTTGATCGCTGGTGACACAGTACTCGTGGATGTTGACGGCGACGGATTGATGGCCTTCCGCGTCGAAAGTGGCGCACTGGCGCCTCGCATCGAACAACTCGGGCGCATACAGGCTGATGGTGGTTCGGTCAGCCTGCAGGCAAAGGCACGAGCAGTGCTGTCTGACACCGTCCTGAACATGGAGGGCATAGTTCAGGCGCGTGGGATCGGACAGAAGAGCGGTCGAATTGTGCTGGATGGTGGTCCGTCCGGCATCACCCGCGTGGCCGGAACCCTCGATGCCAGGTCATCGCAGGGCCGTGGCGGCGACATAAGCGTCACGAGCGAGAAGGTGTTGATCGACGCCTCTGCCAAACTCGACGGTTCTGGGGTAAGGGGCGGAGCTATCCGGATCGGCGGCGGGATCCGCGGGTCCGATCGCTCGATAGAGAACGCCGAGCAAGTCCATATTGCGGATGGCGCATTGCTGCGAGCAGACGGCAGCGACTTCGGTGCTGGTGGATCGCTTGTCGTTTGGTCAAATCGAAGCACCTACGTGGGCGGCGCACTCAGAACACAGGGTAAATCCGGCGGCTTTATTGAGACGTCCTCCGCGGGCCATCTCGATATTGCGGGCACACCAAATGCGGGCGTTGGCGGAAGCTGGTTGATCGACCCGCTCAACATCGAGATCGTGCCTGGAGACAGTGTTACCAACGCGACAGGCTCGTCGCCGTTCAGCCCGTCAGCGACGGGCTCGCAAATTGGCGTCGACAAAATTGTCGGGGCTCTCGACGCGGGGACTACTGTTAAGGTCACGACCGTTGGTAGTGGCCCTGCCGCCGAGAATGGCGACATCATCCTGACAGCGGATCTCAAATACACACGCACCGGCGATAACGGGCGGCTAGTTCTGGATGCAGCAGGAAGCGTCATTCTTAATGGAAAAATTTCCGGTGAAACTGACACAACGCGGCTCAATCTGACGCTGCAAAGCGGAACGGGAGGCATCCGGCTCAATAACTCAACGATTGATCTTAAGAATGGAAGTTTTACTGCGAGCGCCCCAACGAGCCTTCTAAAGGACGTCACAATCACAGCCCAAAGTGGGGCGAGTTTTGGGAAGGTCGACGGCGCATACGCACTGGCCATTAACACCTCCGGAACTGCCACCTTCTCCGAGGCGGTTGGAGGCACGACCCCGCTATCCAGCCTTACGGTGAGTGGCGCAACCAATGCACTCGGGGTCAAAACCAACGGCGCCCAAGCATTTAACGGCATTGCGACACTCAACGGCGTCTACACAACGGGTGACGGCGATTTCTCCGCGGGTGGCGCGGTTAGGTTGGGCGGCGACACGTCGATCACTGCGGGGTCTGGCGCGATCACGTTCAGCGGCACGGTGAATGGCGCCCATTTACTGAGCACATCGAACAGCGCGAGTACCTCATTCGTTGGAGCCGTCGGCAACAGCACCCCCCTGCGCAGCCTGACCGTCAGCGCTGGCATCGTCAATGCAGCGCAAACCATCACCACAAGTGGTGCGTTAAGCGTTACCGCAATTGACATCAGCGCCAATAGCATCTCGACCGGTGGTGACATCACACTAACCGGTGCAGTCAGTCTGACGGGGGCTATCGCAACGTCGAATGACTCATTTAGCGTTTTCGGTGCGACAACCCTGACGGGTGCAACAACGATCAACACGGGCAGTGGGGCCATCATTTTTGACGGTTCGGTGGATGGTGCGCAGTCCCTTTCCACCATCTCATCTGCTGGTACAAGCTTTGGTGCAGGCGTAGGTCTCAGTACCCGGCTCGGCAGCCTTTCCGTAACAGGCCCCGTGGACGCGCGCGGCGTGAGCGCATCGGGCGCGATTGCTATCGGCGGGCCGGCGACGCTACAAGGCGCATACTCGACAACCGGTGGCGATTTTGGCGTTACAGGTGCAACCACTCTCGCCGGCGCCAGTTCTGTTAGCACGGGGAGCGGCGCGATCAGCTTCGGCAGCACAGTCGATGGCGCGTATGCGCTGAGCACGACCAACACCGGCGGCACCATTTTCAGCGGCACGGTTGGCGCCAGCAGCCCGCTTACCGCTCTCACCGCCTCGGCGGGCAGCCTCAATGCGGCTCAAGCGATCAGTACCAGCGGTACGGCGAGTCTCACTGGCACGAGCATTCGCCTCAAGAACCTCGCTGCCGGTGGGGATATAGCACTGCAAGGCGATGCAACCCTGAGTGGCAATTACACCACCACAGGTGGCTACTTCGGCGTTACGGGTGCGACCACCCTCGCTGGCGACACGACCGTCAGCACGGGCAGTGGTGCGATCCGCTTCGGCGGCACGGTCGACGGCGCGCATGCGCTTTTGCTCACGAACAGCGGTACTACCCACGTCGGAGGCGCGTTCGGCGCAACGACGCCACTCAGGAGCCTCACCATCACTGGTGGAGGCTTGACGGAATTGGCCGTTGCCGGCACCAGCTATCCAAATATCGCCAGCGTTACAACAACGAACGACCAGACTTACGACGACCCGGTGCAGCTTGAGCAACCGACCTTCCTCAAGAGCATCTCGGGGTCCATTAAAGGACTTCTCTGGCTGGACCGTGCTGACAAGGGCTTCGCAAAACGAGAAGGAGCCATTGGCGGATGTGACAGTATAGTCGGCACGTTCTCGGCCAGTGGCAGCATGCCCTGTATAAATCTGCTCGGTGACGTCACGTTGAACGCCAGCGGGACATTGACATTCAGCGGACCGGTCGACGGCGCCTACGCGCTCAATCTCGACGGCAACTTCGACAAGACTTTCGCTGCGCTCGTCGGAGGCGCCACGAATCTTGCCAGCCTCACCAGCAATGGCATTGGCACCACGCAGTTGGTTGGCGCCGAGACGAACGGCGGCGCGATCTCGATTGTCGGAAATGCAGCGCTGAGCGGCAACTACACCACCACGGGTGGCTATTTCGGCGTTACGGGTGCGACCACCCTCGCTGGCGACACGACCGTCAGCACGGGCAGTGGCGCGATCCGCTTCGGCGGCACGGTCGACGGCGCGCATGCGCTTTTGCTCACGAACAGCGGTACTACCCACGTCGGAGGCGCGTTCGGCGCAACGACGCCACTCAGGAGCCTCACCATCACTGGTGGAGGCTTGACGGAATTGGCCGTTGCCGGCACCAGCTATCCAAATATCGCCAGCGTTACAACAACGAACGACCAGACTTACGACGACCCGGTGCAGCTTGAGCAACCGACCTTCCTCAAGAGCATCTCGGGGTCCATTAAAGGACTTCTCTGGCTGGACCGTGCTGACAAGGGCTTCGCAAAACGAGAAGGAGCCATTGGCGGATGTGACAGTATAGTCGGCACGTTCTCGGCCAGTGGCAGCATGCCCTGTATAAATCTGCTCGGTGACGTCACGTTGAACGCCAGCGGGACATTGACATTCAGCGGACCGGTCGACGGCGCCTACGCGCTCAATCTCGACGGCAACTTCGACAAGATTTTCGCTGCGCTCGTCGGAGGCGCCACGAATCTTGCCAGCCTCACCAGCAATGGCATTGGCACCACGCAGTTGGTTGGCGCCGAGACGAACGGCGGCGCGATCTCGATTGTCGGAAATGCAGCGCTGAGCGGCAACTACACCACCACAGGTGGCTATTTCGGCGTTACGGGTGCGACCACCCTCGCTGGCGACACGACCGTCAGCACGGGCAGTGGCGCGATCAGCTTCGGCGGCACGGTCGACGGCGCGCATGCACTGAGCACCACCGGCACCGGCAGCACCACGTTCAGCGGCGCGGTAGGCGGGAGCACCCCGCTCACCACCCTCTCCGCCGCGGCGGGCAGCTTTGATGCAGCCCAAGCGATCAGCACCAGCGGTGCGGTCAGCATCACAGCCGCCAGCATTGCGCTCAAGAACCTCACCGCAGGGGGCAATGTGGCGCTCAACGGTGCCAAGACGCTCGATGGCAGCTACACCACCAACAACGGTGCGTTTGTCGTTAACGGTGCAACAACCCTCGCTGGCGACACGACCGTCAGCACGGGCAGTGGCGCGATCAGCTTTGCCAGCACGGTCGATGGCGCGCATGCACTGAATACCACCAACACCGGCAGCACCACCTTCAGCGGCGCGGTGGGCGGCAGCAGCCGCCTCACCACCCTCTCCGCCGCAGCGGGCAGCTTTGATGCAGCCCAAGCGATCAGCACCAGCGATGCGGTCAGCATCACAGCCGCCAGCATTGCGCTCAAGAACCTCACCGCAGGGGGCAATGTGGCGCTCAACGGTGCCACGACGCTCGATGGCAGCTACACCACCAACAACGGTGCGTTTGTCGTTAACGGTGCAACAACCCTCGCTGGCGACACGACCGTCAGCACGGGCAGTGGCGCGATCAGCTTTGCCAGCACGGTCGATGGCGCGCATGCACTGAATACCACCAACACCGGCAGCACCACCTTCAGCGGCGCGGTGGGCGGCAGCAGCCGCCTCACCACCCTCTCCGCCGCAGCGGGCAGCTTTGATGCAGCCCAAGCGATCAGCACCAGCGATGCGGTCAGCATCACAGCCGCCAGCATTGCGCTCAAGAACCTCACCGCAGGGGGCAATGTGGCGCTCAACGGTGCCACGACGCTCGACGGCAGCTACACCACCAACAACGGTGCGTTTGTCGTTAACGGTGCGACCACCCTCGCTGGCGACACGACCGTCAGCACGGGCAGTGGCGCGATCAGCTTTGCCAGCACGGTCGATGGCGCGCATGCACTGAATACCACCAACACCGGCAGCACCACCTTCAGCGGCGCGGTGGGCGGCAGCACCCCGCTCACCACCCTCTCCGCCGCGGCGGGCAGCTTTAATGCAGCCCAAGCGATCAGTACCAGCGGTGCGGTCCGTGTCACAGCCGCCAGCATTGCGCTCAAGAACCTCACCGCAGGGGGCAATGTGGCGCTCAACGGTGCCACGACGCTCGATGGCAGCTACACCACCAGCAACGACGCGTTTGCCGTCACCGGCGCAACGACCCTCGCGGGCGACACCACGGTCACCACCGGCACGGGGGCGATCGGCTTCGGCGGCACGGTCGACGGCGCACATGCACTGAGCACCACCAACACCGGCAGCACCACGTTCAGCGGCGCGGTCGGCGCCAGCAGCCCGCTCACCACCCTCACCGCCGCGGCGGGCAGCTTCAATGCAACCCAAGCGATCCGCACCAACGGTGCGGTGAGCGTCACGGCCACCAGCATTGCGCTGAAGAACCTCTCCGCCGGTGGCGATGTGGCGCTCAACGGCGCCACGACGCTCGATGGCAGCTACACCACCAACAACGGTGCGTTTGTCGTTAACGGTGCAACAACCCTCGCTGGCGACACGACCGTCAGCACGGGCAGTGGCGCGATCAGCTTTGCCAGCACGGTCGATGGCGCGCATGCACTGAATACCACCAACACCGGCAGCACCACCTTCAGCGGCACGGTCGGCGGCAGCAGCCCGCTCACTACCCTCACCGCCTCGGCGGGCAGCTTCAATGCAACCCAAGCGATCCGCACCAACGGTGCGGTGAGCGTCACGGCCACCAGCATTGCGCTGAAGAACCTCTCCGCCGGTGGCGATGTGGCGCTCAACGGCGCCACGACGCTCGATGGCAGCTACACCACCAACAACGGTGCGTTTGTCGTTAACGGTGCAACAACCCTCGCTGGCGACACGACCGTCAGCACGGGCAGTGGCGCGATCAGCTTTGCCAGCACGGTCGATGGCGCGCATGCACTGAATACCACCAACACCGGCAGCACCACCTTCAGCGGCACGGTCGGCGGCAGCAGCCCGCTCACTACCCTCACCGCCTCGGCGGGCAGCTTCAACGCAGCCCAAGCGATCAGCACCAGCGGTGCGGTGAGCGTTACGGCGACGAGCATTGGCCTGAAGAATCTCGCCGCCGGGGGCGATGTGGCACTCAACGGCGCCGCGACGCTCGATGGCAGCTACACCACCAGCAACGACGCGTTTGCCGTCACCGGCGCAACGACCCTCGCGGGCGACACCACGGTCACCACCGGCACGGGGGCGATCGGCTTCGGCGGCACTGTCGACGGCGCACATGCACTGAGCACCACCAACACCGGCAGCACAACGTTCAGCGGCGCGGTCGGCGCCAGCAGCCCGCTCACCACCCTCACCGCCTCGGCGGGCAGCTTCAATGCAACCCAAGCGATCCGCACCAACGGTGCGGTGAGCGTCACGGCCACCAGCATTGCGCTGAAGAACCTCTCCGCCGGTGGCGATGTGGCGCTCAACGGCGCCACGACGCTCGATGGCAGCTACACCACCAGCAACGACGCGTTTGCGGTCACGGGTGCAACCACCCTCGCCGGCGACACGACCGTTAGCACTGGCAGCGGCTCAATTTCGTTCTCCGATCGAATCGACGGTGGCCGCAGCTTAACCCTCGACAGCACCAAGGCCACGGAGCTTTCAAGTCTGGTCGGGAGCAATGCTGCGCTCACCATGCTCGATGTATCGGGCCCCGCGAGCCTGCATGGCGTGCAGACAAGTGGCTCGCAACACTACGGCTCTGCTGTTGTGCTGACGAACACGTTCGGCGCCTCAGCTGGCACGATCACGTTTGACGGTCCGGTCACGTTAGGCGGCAATGTCGCCGTGCGCGCCAATACAGTGGCCGTTCGTGCGCCAATCGACGGGCCACACGCTTTGATGCTCGACGCTGCGACGCGAATTACGATCAGCGGTGCCGTCGGTGCAACCGCCGCTCCGACGTCGCTGATAGCTAGCGCAGTAGACCGGATTGACGTTGCAGCGCCGTCCATCACGACACGCGGAGACCAGAACTGGAATGGGGCCGTTTGGCTGAATAGCGACGCTCGACTCGTCAGCCAGGAAGCGGGGTCGATCGTTTTCAACGGCGCCATCAATAGTGCTAACGGCTCGTCGCTAACTGCCGAAACAGCAGGCGTTACACGGTTCACGCGCGCCCTGGGAGTCGAAGGAGCGCTGGGCAGCGTCGCGACTGATTACTCGGGTTCGGCCGGTGACAAAACGGAGTTCGCTTTTGGAACCGCTGGCCCGTCCGTTCGTACGACGGGCGACATCGTCATTCGAGACGCAGTGGTAAGCGACGGTCCTTTGACCTTGAACGCCGGTGGCAGCGTTATTGTGACCAACACCGCCAATCGTTGGGCCGCACCGGGCAATGCTCTGAATATCGACGCGAACAGCGCAGAAGTTCGTAGCTCGAATTCGCTGCGTCTTGGAGACGTCCATCTACGCGCGGGCGGCGACATCACGGCCGACCAGGTCGTCACCTTTGGCGGCGACCTGGTATTGGACGGCGGAACGCTGGTGGTGACAAGTAACGCGACGCCGACGGTACTGGGCCACTACTCTGATCCCACTCTCCTTGCCCGTGCCGCCCAGGCAGGTGTTCCAACGCTTCGTTTTGGTTCGGCCGATTTGCAGGAATACAGCGCGACGATCTCACAAGAGGCGGGCTCGTCCATCAATACTGCCGCGGGTAGTCTGCTCGCCTTGCGATCCACCGATGGCGGCTCCATCAACATCGAAGGGACAACGAACACCCTACACGGCGGCGTATCCGCCGTCAGCGGATCGTACAGCGATTCCAATCGTTTTAGCCAGACCGCGAAATCAATACCGGTGAGCTTCGTCCGGCTCAGCTCAGACCAGATCAATGTTGCGGGTTCCCCCAAAGCTGATCTCACGGCCCCCGCATCAGGCCTGCTCGCGGACGCCGTCAAGATCACAAGCGCCCGTCTGAGGACAGGCGCGGACGGACTAATCAAAGCTCGCCTGCCATATATCAACGCGCAGGGTGTGCCCACCTCGTTACCTGGTGTGGTCTTTGACATTCTCCTTCCCGCATTCACGAGTCATGGTTTCGGGTCCCCTTCCCAGGGTGATTGGATACGAATTCAGATCGGTGACGAGGGGCGTGGTGGGTTCGTGACACTTACCCCAAAGGGGGCATTCCGACCAGACTTTGCTGTATTCGCTGGCGGCTCTGCTGCTCAGATCCCGTATTACGACGGGACGAATATAAGTACTGAGATACAGATCTTTTATAACGGCTCACAACCAGAAATGGCGAACCTTGTTGGTGCGCTGACGGCCATATCGGCCATTGCGGAGGATGCACGTCGCCAGAAGATTGAGGATGCGGTACGAACGGAGAACGTAACGCGGCGCCTTCGCAGTGGCGTCATCGCTGAGGTGGGCCCCGGCCGCCCCGCCACAACCGACGTTGACGGGCTGCGTCGTCCAGAAACTTGTGATCCGGACGCTAATTCGCTGTCATGCAAGTAG
- a CDS encoding ShlB/FhaC/HecB family hemolysin secretion/activation protein, which yields MGKPAEDMRIDVRGYKVTGLTEANPQELEQLLQQFSGSARSYEDISNAAAAATEYLQSELGYYLGYAYLPEQTPKDGIIEIAVMEGRLDQITLDWNRKSLIRQSVIESHLAAIQPGAIIKVRDVERLVFVLNDLLGGSARFEVKSGRLPGTATLVVIPEPDARYTGQVTLDNLGSRYSGEYRLGIGGSVMSPLGLGDGLSLNGMVSQTGGLGFGLLNYTVPVSRYGFKLGVSLSHMRYRLNEDDFPLGLTGTTDAYSLFALYPVVRGRNLNLFAQLGWDRKDFVDSQTALDIESRKQTRLVWTGLAGDSRDLLLGGGIMSFSALLASGKVVPENPAEGLDNHRSFTKLGLSASRLQAIIPNRLLLFARYNGQVAFANLDSTERFSLGGESGVRAYAPGEGAGDSAHVGTLEFRFLPPPQWFYIARELSLSAFGDWGYAKLRHDVSRQPHGFDNSVYLAGGGLGLTWERPQRSTVRASVAWRATGPGTSDSADRLPRFYFVATQAF from the coding sequence TTGGGCAAGCCGGCGGAAGACATGCGGATTGATGTGCGCGGTTACAAGGTCACCGGCTTGACCGAGGCAAACCCGCAAGAGCTTGAGCAGCTGCTTCAGCAATTTTCGGGCAGTGCACGCAGCTATGAGGACATCTCAAACGCAGCCGCTGCCGCCACCGAGTATCTGCAAAGCGAACTCGGCTATTACCTTGGCTACGCCTACCTTCCGGAACAGACGCCGAAAGACGGGATCATCGAAATTGCGGTCATGGAGGGGCGTCTTGACCAGATCACACTTGACTGGAATCGCAAGAGTCTGATTCGCCAGAGCGTCATTGAGTCGCACCTGGCGGCGATCCAGCCGGGTGCCATCATCAAGGTGCGCGACGTCGAACGCCTCGTTTTCGTTCTTAATGATTTGCTCGGCGGGAGTGCTCGTTTCGAGGTCAAGTCCGGTCGTCTTCCGGGCACTGCCACCTTGGTGGTCATACCGGAGCCGGACGCGCGCTACACCGGCCAGGTCACGCTGGACAACCTGGGGTCGCGCTATTCCGGCGAGTATCGGCTCGGTATCGGCGGATCGGTGATGAGCCCGCTGGGGCTTGGCGACGGACTCTCTTTGAACGGCATGGTGTCGCAAACCGGCGGTCTTGGATTCGGGCTGTTGAACTATACGGTGCCGGTGTCCCGTTACGGCTTCAAGCTCGGCGTGTCGCTATCGCACATGCGCTATCGCCTGAACGAGGACGACTTCCCGCTGGGGCTGACGGGCACCACCGACGCGTATTCCCTGTTCGCGCTCTATCCCGTGGTGCGTGGGCGCAACCTCAATCTGTTTGCGCAACTAGGCTGGGACCGCAAAGACTTCGTCGATAGCCAGACCGCCCTTGATATCGAGAGCCGGAAGCAAACGCGCTTGGTGTGGACGGGCCTCGCGGGCGACTCGCGAGACCTGTTGCTCGGCGGCGGCATCATGTCATTCAGCGCATTGCTTGCCAGCGGGAAGGTGGTGCCTGAGAACCCAGCCGAGGGGCTCGACAATCATCGAAGCTTCACAAAGCTCGGTCTTTCTGCATCACGCCTTCAAGCCATCATTCCCAATCGGCTTCTGCTTTTCGCACGATACAACGGGCAGGTTGCATTCGCGAACCTGGACTCAACAGAGCGTTTCAGCCTCGGTGGTGAGTCTGGCGTACGCGCCTATGCACCAGGCGAAGGGGCCGGCGACAGTGCGCACGTCGGGACCTTGGAATTCCGCTTTCTCCCGCCACCGCAATGGTTCTATATCGCACGCGAACTTTCGCTGTCGGCCTTTGGTGACTGGGGCTACGCTAAGTTGAGGCACGACGTTTCCAGGCAGCCGCACGGGTTCGACAATTCGGTCTACCTCGCCGGTGGCGGCCTTGGCCTGACCTGGGAACGACCGCAGCGCAGCACGGTTCGCGCGTCAGTAGCCTGGCGGGCGACCGGGCCGGGCACCAGTGACTCGGCAGACCGTCTGCCACGCTTCTACTTCGTTGCAACGCAAGCATTCTGA